The DNA window TAATGTTCATAATATTGTTCGATTAATGGATAAcgcattttaaacttaaatattcgGACCTTACGAATTAGACCTAGGTAATAGTGTTCAAAAAGTTCAACAAgttttttgaaactgtttttacAACAGGAGTTCTCCAAGGTAGTATTCTAAGTCAATATTCATGAACATTTTATCGCAAACGCTATATGCTAATTTTAAACTACAACattcatttcaaaaatgtaaatatataattgcTTATACAAATAGCAGTCTAAATGAAGcgtctataaaaaatatcacttcTTATTTAATGCCAGTACAAAGATAATATAGCCTCTATACTCTAATTGATAAGGTATATATATGTGGTTCgtctatttttaaacattagaaGAATACATTTCGTTGATTAAGCTTGCATATTTGGCTACGTGATACTTGAAAAATAGATCTATAATGTGGACACATTTTACTATTGaggattattataaaaatagacacCGAAATCTAATGGTTATTATACGTTCCTATATAGTTTTTCAGAATACAAACGTAAATcctacatttaattaaaaacttattatttcaaCTTTACAACTAACATGAATAAAAATGCTTGATCGATCACAATAATAATACTGGATTCGTTATCGAAATGCAAACGAAAATATCACACaatttactacaaaatattaaacctaAAAACATTGGTGTTGCTACAAATTTTAAAGACACGTTTATTAAAAGGcactttttaatgataatagtCGTTTAACcctaatttatatatttgtttagaaaacTACGATTATATATTTGCCTAAagtttaataacatattatttcaCTAGTTGATTAATTTAACAATCAATATTAGAGAAAATTTCATTAATCCATTCACTGTTATAGAGATCATTTTTCTTGTTACtacattgtataattattactaTGACAGATAAGTACTGTGAATGGACTGACACAAAAGTGCAACgattgaataaaaatcattattgaTTGTTTAAAATAGGAACAAAACGCATGAATTTAGATAACATCAATGAAAACGAGATCAAAACTGACAATCAACATGGTCAACGTGATGTAAAACACGTATCTTATAACTATTAGGtatataatgaaattaaaatctaaatagcTAACACGTATGCATGTTGCGAATACATACAAAGCTAAGCTATAAAACTAACTACTGAATATTCATGAGTAAAGCCTACGCTCaagtaataataacataataaaaatgtacgaTCTAAAACAAATAGTAATGCAAGCTGCCGTAAACCTAATAATTAGCAGGAAACTGAAAAGTCCAAAAAGGACAACTATCAATATACGTAACCAAAAATCAGTAGGTAACTGTTGGCAAAAATCATTAATAACTACCAAAAACGCTGTGAGCCGCCAAATAATTTTGGAATGGCGTCAAGCTGTTGTAATACTTGTTGACATCAGGGTTACCAGTCAGGGAGGCAGTAGGAGACTCAGTGTCATCCTTCTTAGCTAGGCCAAGATGGGGCAAAGGTAGTTTCATATCTTTCTTCATGCTAGGAGGATGGCTATGGAAGATGTTGGCCTTCAGTACTTCAAGGCGGTCTGTGATGATGAGGTGAGCCTTGCACTTCCACTTGGAGCCGTAGGCTGTGCAGCTCCAGCGATGAGCGTTACTCCTGGCTTTCAGGTGCTTGTAGAAAGTGAAGTTATTTAAACGGAGATTGATCCTGCCGCTCGGTCGCAAGTAGAACTCAACTGTGGGAAAAAGGGATTAGTTAGAGGGCATTCG is part of the Trichoplusia ni isolate ovarian cell line Hi5 chromosome 7, tn1, whole genome shotgun sequence genome and encodes:
- the LOC113496256 gene encoding uncharacterized protein LOC113496256, with protein sequence MYRGHTYSKLFSLGRLCFRYQCLRSASRKCDAHICIDVSNNNILRTREDHTHSPCRYRITDKVEFYLRPSGRINLRLNNFTFYKHLKARSNAHRWSCTAYGSKWKCKAHLIITDRLEVLKANIFHSHPPSMKKDMKLPLPHLGLAKKDDTESPTASLTGNPDVNKYYNSLTPFQNYLAAHSVFGSY